The nucleotide sequence CCGCAGCCGCGCAAGGCGGCTCGGACGAGCCGCGGCTCCATGAGCTCCGCTTCGACTGGACCCGGGATGGCGTCAGCACCGGCGTGGCGGGCGTGCTGTGGATTTCCAGTGAGGCGTTCTTCAAGGACAACCTGGCCCCGGCGCAGTGCCGCTGGTGCGACCGCGCGCCGGATGGGACGGACCGCCTCAACCGGCTGGACCGCTGGGGACGCGGCATCGTCGGGTCGACGCCGTCCGCCCGCAAACGGGCCCACAACTGGAGCAACATCGTCGGCTTCGGCGCGCTGCCGGCGGGGGTGCTCGGCATCCAGTACGCCATGGGCCATGGCTCGGGCGCTCCGACTCGCTACTTCGCCCAGGACGCCACCATCATCGTCCAGAGCGCGGTGTTCGCCTCCCTGGCGAACCAGACGGTGAAGTTCATCGCCGGCCGCGAGCGCCCCTTCGTCCACATCCTGCCCGAGGACCAGAAGGGCCTCACCGACCACCCCAGCGACAACAACCTGTCCTTCTACAGCGGCCACACCAACCTCGCCTTCTCGCTGGTGGTGTCCGCGGGCACCGTCGCCGCGCTGCGCGGCTACAAGCATCAGGCGTGGCTCTGGGCGGTGGGCCTGCCCGTGGCCACCTCCGTGGGCCTGCTGCGCATGGGCGCCGACAAGCACTACCTCACGGACGTTGCCACCGGCGCACTGCTCGGCTCGGCGGTCGGCGTCGCCGTGCCCCTGCTGCTCCATGGCCGGAAGGGCGAGGCCACGCCGAACATCCAGTCAGGGCAGATCCAGATGGCGCCCGTGGCCAGCGCGCGGATGATGGGCATCTCCGGCACCTTCTAGTTCCGCGCCGGCATCGCCTCTCCCAGGCCGAACTCCGCGGGGGCGCCCTCTCCCTCCGCGGCCAGCGGGGGCAGCGAGTTCATGTCCCAGCGCTGGCCGGCGGTCCATGAGATGGCGCCCGACAGGCCCCAGCCCGCGCGCAGGGCCTGACGGTCCTCGTACTCCAACCAGAAGATGGACTCCTGAGCCCTGGCCGCCTGGTCCAGGCAGGCGATGCGGGTGGCCGGACGTCCCGGGCCCTCCAGCGTCACCGCGAAGCCCTTGTGCGAGTGGCCGCACAGCATCCACTTCGGCAACACCGTGTCCACGAGCCGCCGCGTCACGGGATTGCCAATCCAATACGAGGGCAACGGCCTTGGCGGTGACGGGTTCTCCTCCCGCGCGCGCTGAACGATGCCTCGCGGCCATTCGTGGACCAGCATCAGGTCCACGTCACGAAGCTCCGCCACCTGTTCGACCTCCGGCGTGCGGAAGTAGCCGGCCTGCTTCACCATGTCCGGCGTGGAGGGTGGCTTCAGCGGCTGGTCGACGAAGCGCGGCGCGTGGATGCCCGACAGGTACGCCACCCGCAGTCCGCACAGCTCGCGCACGCCGGCTCGGCCCAGGTACGTCACGTTCGGCGCCAGCGTGCCGCCCAGTTGGAGGTCGTGCAGCGCCTCGAAGTCCTCGTTGTTGCCCCCGATGAAGTACAGGGGCCGCTTCACTTGCCGGAGTCCATCCGCGTATTCCGCGAACTCGGCGGGCATGGCTCGCTTGGCGGCCTTGCGCC is from Myxococcus virescens and encodes:
- a CDS encoding phosphatase PAP2 family protein, with the protein product MLPPVRLPYRAFAIAVLLSVVPFSPAAAQGGSDEPRLHELRFDWTRDGVSTGVAGVLWISSEAFFKDNLAPAQCRWCDRAPDGTDRLNRLDRWGRGIVGSTPSARKRAHNWSNIVGFGALPAGVLGIQYAMGHGSGAPTRYFAQDATIIVQSAVFASLANQTVKFIAGRERPFVHILPEDQKGLTDHPSDNNLSFYSGHTNLAFSLVVSAGTVAALRGYKHQAWLWAVGLPVATSVGLLRMGADKHYLTDVATGALLGSAVGVAVPLLLHGRKGEATPNIQSGQIQMAPVASARMMGISGTF
- a CDS encoding metallophosphoesterase — its product is MPEPLLVAAVGDIHGRFHRVETWLDALEQARGRRVDLVLAVGDVEAFRRADDHRRKAAKRAMPAEFAEYADGLRQVKRPLYFIGGNNEDFEALHDLQLGGTLAPNVTYLGRAGVRELCGLRVAYLSGIHAPRFVDQPLKPPSTPDMVKQAGYFRTPEVEQVAELRDVDLMLVHEWPRGIVQRAREENPSPPRPLPSYWIGNPVTRRLVDTVLPKWMLCGHSHKGFAVTLEGPGRPATRIACLDQAARAQESIFWLEYEDRQALRAGWGLSGAISWTAGQRWDMNSLPPLAAEGEGAPAEFGLGEAMPARN